The segment GTGCCCCATTCTTCCGGCAGCGGCGCGGCCGGCGCCGCGGGCGCCTCGATCGGTTTGCTCTGCTCAAGCTCGCGCAAAACGCCGGAACTGGTGTTGCCCTGAATGTACGCGAGCGACAGGCAGGTAAACATGAAGACGACGGCGCCGACGGTCGTCATCTTCGTCAGGAATCCGCCCGCGCCGGACGAGCCGAACACGGTCTGCGAGCTGCCGCCGAACACGGCGCCCATGTCCGCGCCTTTGCCCGTCTGCAACAGGATGACGAGAATCAGGAAGACGGAAACCGAAAAATGGATGATCGTCAGGATGACGTAACCGATACTCAAGCGAACTCCCTCCGCACGGGACTCAAGAGGCCCGATAACCTAGCGATTCGCCCCGCGGATTTCAAGACCCGCGGGACTCAAAACGGACGATGCGCAGAAAGTCCGCGGCCAAAAGCGATGCCCCGCCGACAAGCGCGCCGTCCACGTCTTCGCACGCCATCAGTTCATCGACGTTTTCCGCCTTGACCGATCCGCCGTACTGGATGCGAATCCGGCCCGAGATGTCGGCGCCGGCGATCCGTGCAACGACCGTACGGATGAACGCGTGCGCCTCCTGGGCCTGTTCCGGGGTCGCGACGCGCCCCGTGCCGATCGCCCAAACGGGCTCGTACGCGACGACCAGCCGGCCGACCTCCGCCGGCGATAAACGCGCGAGTCCTTCTACCAGTTGCGTCTCGAGCACGTCGAACGTGCGAATCGCGTCGCGTTCGGCGAGCGTCTCGCCGACGCAGTAAATCGGCAGGATGCCGTGCGAGAGCAACGAAAGGATCTTGCGGTTGCAGCCCTCGTTCGTCTCCGCGTGATACTGCCGCCTTTCCGAATGCCCCACGAGGCACAGCGTCGCGCCGACGCTTGCGATCATCGGCGCGGAAACGTCGCCGGTGAACGCGCCGGAATCCTCCGCGCGGCATTCCTGCGCGCCGATTTCGACCGGCGTGCCGTTAACCGCGTGCGCGACAGCCTCGATAAACGGGTAGGGGGGAAAGATCGCCACCTCGCGTCCGCTGATGTCCCTGACGCCTTCGGCGATCGCCCTGGCGAGCTGCACGGCGGACGCGCGGTCCTTGTGCATCTTCCAGTTGCCGGCCAGAAACGGAATGCGCGACGCGGCCGCGGTCATGCGGTCTCCAGGGCGGCGATGCCGGGCAACGTCTTTCCTTCGAGCAGCTCGAGAGACGCGCCGCCGCCCGTGGAAATGTGCGAAATTTTCTCCGTGACGCCCGCCATGTGCACGGCTGATACCGAATCGCCGCCGCCGACCACCGACAAGGCGTCCACCGCGGCGACGGCGCGGGCGATCGAGAACGTACCCTCGGCGAAGGCCGGAACCTCGAACACGCCCATCGGTCCGTTCCAGATGATCGTCTTCGCGCGGGCAATGACGCGCGCGAACTCCTCGCGCGTTTCCGGGCCGATATCAAGGCCCATCTCGTCGTCGGCGAACCCGCCCGCGCCGACCACGCGCACTGCCGCGCCGGCTTGCATTTCCGTTGCGGCGATGTGGTCGCGCGGCACGTGGATCGCCACGTGCTTCTCGCGCGCGGCTTTCAGAATTTCCCCGGCCATGGCGAGCTTTCCGTCTTCCACAAGGCTTTTGCCGACGTTTTCGCCGAGGAACTTGAGGAAGGTGTAGGCCATCGCGCCGCCGATGACGAGCGCGTCCACGCGCGCCAGCAGATTCTTGATGACGCCGATCTTGTCGGAGACCTTCACGCCGCCGAGGATCGCGACGACCGGCCGAGCGGGATCTTCCATGGCCATGCGGAAATATTCGAGTTCCTTGCGCATGAGAAAACCCGCGCAGCGAGCGGGAACCAGTTTCGGCAGCGCGTGAACGCTCGCGTGGGCGCGATGCGACGAACCGAACGCGTCGTTGACATACACGTCCGTCAGGTCGGCGAGCTGGCGCGCGAGTTCCGGATCGTCCGCGGTTTCACCCGGGTGAAAACGAAGATTCTCGAGTACCATCACGTCGCCGTCCTTGAGCTGATTCGCCCAGACCTTCACGCCGTCGGACATGACCTCCGGCGCCTGCACGATCTCGCGGTCAAGCTCCTCGCGCAGCCGTTCGGCGACCGGCAACATCGAGTAGCGTTCGTCGCGCGTCCCCTTGGGCCGGCCCAGGTGGCTCGCCACGATCAGCCGTCCACCCTTGCGAAGGATGTAACGCAAGGTCGGCGCGACGGCCTGGATGCGCGTCGCGTCGGTAATTTTGCCCGTTTCGTCGATCGGTACGTTAAGATCCGCGCGCACGAACACGCGTTTCCCGCCGACATCGACCTCGTCCACGTATTTGATCGTCATACGCCGGGCAATCCCCTAGAGCCGGGACGCGACGATGCGCGCCAGATCGACGAGACGGCAGGAGTAACCCCACTCGTTGTCGTACCAGGAAAGAATCTTCACGAAGTTGTCGCCGGAGGTCTTCGTGACGAGCGAATCGAAGCTTGAGCTGTGCGGGTCGCCCTGAAAGTCGATGCTGACTAGCGGCTCGTCAACGTAGCGCAGTACGCCCGAAAGCGGCCCCTCCGCGGCGGCTTTCATCGCCGCGTTGACCGACTCGACCGTCACGCGCTTTTCGGTCTGCACCGAAAGATCGACAAGGCTGACGTTCGGCGTCGGCACGCGCACGGCCATGCCGTCGAGGCGCCCCGCGAGCGCCGGCAGCACGAGGCCCACGGCCTTCGCCGCGCCCGTGGAGGTTGGGATCATCGACACCGCCGCCGCGCGCGCGCGGCGCAAATCCTTGTGCGGCAGGTCGAGCAGGCGCTGATCGTTCGTGTAGGAGTGAATCGTCGTCATGAGGCCCGCGATAATGCCGAAGCTCTCGTGCAACACCTTGGCGACGGGCGCCAGGCAGTTGGTCGTGCAGCTCGCGTTGCTGATGATGTGATGCAGCGCGGGGTCGTACGTCTCGTCGTTGACGCCGACGCAGATCGTCGCATCGACGGACGCCTTGGTGTACCGCGCCTTTTCGAGTTCCTCGGGCGTGCTGTTTTTCGCGGGCGCGGTCAGGACCACCTTCTTTGCGCCGGCGTGCATGTGCGCCACCGCCTTGTGCGGCGCCAGAAACAGGCCCGTCGATTCGATCACGACGTCCACGCCGAGATCGGCCCAGGGAAGCGCCGCGGGGTCTTTTTCGGAAAGGACGCGCACGGTGCGATCGCCGACGACGAGACTGTCGCCGCTGACGCGAACGGAGCCGGGATAGCGGCCCATCACCGAGTCGTATTTCAGCAGATGCGCGAGCGTTTCGGGACTCGTCAGATCGTTGACCGCGACGATGTCCAGATCGCCAAGATCGAATGCGCGGCGCAATACCGAACGCCCGATGCGTCCGAAACCGTTAATCGCAACTTTCACGCCCACGGAAACCTCCTTGACCGGTGAGCTCCGCCCACCGGCGTAACGGTGCTAGATGGCGTCTCGCAACGTTCGCGAAACGGGGTAATCGCGCGATTCCGGCAGGGGCCGGATGAAAAAAGCGGGTTTTACAGGAAATACGCGGCCCGTCAGGGCTTCATTATCGCGATTGCGCCCGCGCGATCAAGGAGGCGGTTTACGGCGCGCCGCCCGGCGTCATGA is part of the bacterium genome and harbors:
- a CDS encoding phosphoglycerate kinase; the protein is MTIKYVDEVDVGGKRVFVRADLNVPIDETGKITDATRIQAVAPTLRYILRKGGRLIVASHLGRPKGTRDERYSMLPVAERLREELDREIVQAPEVMSDGVKVWANQLKDGDVMVLENLRFHPGETADDPELARQLADLTDVYVNDAFGSSHRAHASVHALPKLVPARCAGFLMRKELEYFRMAMEDPARPVVAILGGVKVSDKIGVIKNLLARVDALVIGGAMAYTFLKFLGENVGKSLVEDGKLAMAGEILKAAREKHVAIHVPRDHIAATEMQAGAAVRVVGAGGFADDEMGLDIGPETREEFARVIARAKTIIWNGPMGVFEVPAFAEGTFSIARAVAAVDALSVVGGGDSVSAVHMAGVTEKISHISTGGGASLELLEGKTLPGIAALETA
- the secG gene encoding preprotein translocase subunit SecG, yielding MGYVILTIIHFSVSVFLILVILLQTGKGADMGAVFGGSSQTVFGSSGAGGFLTKMTTVGAVVFMFTCLSLAYIQGNTSSGVLRELEQSKPIEAPAAPAAPLPEEWGT
- the tpiA gene encoding triose-phosphate isomerase: MTAAASRIPFLAGNWKMHKDRASAVQLARAIAEGVRDISGREVAIFPPYPFIEAVAHAVNGTPVEIGAQECRAEDSGAFTGDVSAPMIASVGATLCLVGHSERRQYHAETNEGCNRKILSLLSHGILPIYCVGETLAERDAIRTFDVLETQLVEGLARLSPAEVGRLVVAYEPVWAIGTGRVATPEQAQEAHAFIRTVVARIAGADISGRIRIQYGGSVKAENVDELMACEDVDGALVGGASLLAADFLRIVRFESRGS
- the gap gene encoding type I glyceraldehyde-3-phosphate dehydrogenase → MGVKVAINGFGRIGRSVLRRAFDLGDLDIVAVNDLTSPETLAHLLKYDSVMGRYPGSVRVSGDSLVVGDRTVRVLSEKDPAALPWADLGVDVVIESTGLFLAPHKAVAHMHAGAKKVVLTAPAKNSTPEELEKARYTKASVDATICVGVNDETYDPALHHIISNASCTTNCLAPVAKVLHESFGIIAGLMTTIHSYTNDQRLLDLPHKDLRRARAAAVSMIPTSTGAAKAVGLVLPALAGRLDGMAVRVPTPNVSLVDLSVQTEKRVTVESVNAAMKAAAEGPLSGVLRYVDEPLVSIDFQGDPHSSSFDSLVTKTSGDNFVKILSWYDNEWGYSCRLVDLARIVASRL